In Camelina sativa cultivar DH55 chromosome 17, Cs, whole genome shotgun sequence, the genomic stretch CCCTCCTTGACAAAATAAGTTTCAATGCGACTGAACCAGGCTCTTGGTgcttgtttcagtccatagAGAGCTTTATGCAGCTTGTAGACCATATGCTCCTTTCCTGAGACTTCATAGCCTTGAGGTTGCTCCACAAATACGTCTTCTTGCAGctcaccatggagaaaagcgGATTTGACATCTAATTGATAGATTCCCCATCCTCTTTGAGCTGCTAAAGCAATGATCATCCTCAAAGTATCCAACCGAGCCACTGGTGCAAAAACCTCTGTGTAGTCTACACCGTACTCTTGAGCATACCCTTTTACAACCAGTCGAGCTTTAAACTTATCCACCTCTCCTAGCTCATTGAGTATAGTCTTGTAGATCCACTTAACCCCAATAGCTTTAGCTCAATCAGGAAGAGAAGTCAATGACCAGGTCTGGTTTTTCTCAATGGACTGTATCTCTGCATCCATTGCTATCCTCCATTTCTGATCTTGTGCAGCTTCTTGAAAATTGGTAGGATCTGTAATCACCATGAACGCCAAGTGCTCAACTGTTGtcatgtttgcttcttctttagaaTCTGACAACTCCTCTCCTGATGTATAATCGGCAGCCCAGACTGGTGGTTTTCTTGCTCTCCCCCCATTGTTGTATCGCTTTGAGTCGCATTTGGTGCAGGAACAGGAACAGTATGAACTCCTTcgtcctctgcttcttcttcttcttctgcagttTCAGTGTCTTCGTATTCCTCTTCCCACTCAAGCTCTGTATTCTGTTCACTTGAGTACCCAACATCTTCCCAATTCCACTTCTTATCCTCCTCAAATATCACATCTCTGCTGATGTAAATCTTTCTCTCCACAGGATCAAACATTTTCCAGGCCTTGGATTCACTACTAAAGCCTAACAGAACGCACTTTATGCTTTTGTCATCAAGTTTAGTTCTGTTGACATCAGACACATGAACATACCCGATACATCCAAATATTCTGAAATGCTCAACTGATGGTTTCCTGCCACTCCATGCCTCCTCCGGAGTCATGTCTTGAACAATCACCGTAGGAGATCTGTTGAGAACGTGATTCACCCATTGGACAGCATCCGGCCAAAACTCTTTTGGTACTTCCTTTTCCCAAAGAGCTGCTCTCACCATATTCATGATGGTATGATTTTTGCGTTCAGCAATGCCGTTTTGCTGCGGAGTGTAGGCTGTAGTCAATTGTCTTTTGATGCCATGCTCTCTACAGAACTCCTTGAACTCATTGGAGTTgtattctcctcctctatcagtTCTCAAGCACTTGATAGACAATCCAGTTTGCTTCTTCACAAACGCCTTAAATGTCTTGAATTGATTGAAAGCTTCTGACTTTTCTAACACAAAGTATATCCAAGCTTTTCTAGAAAAGTCGTCAATGAAACTTATCAAGTACCTCCTTTGGCTGTTTGATGGTGGACTGATCGGACCGCAGAGATTAGAGTGAATGAGCTGCAGTTTTTCAGTCGCTCTCCatttgctttgttttggaaATGGAACACGATGATGTTTTCCCTTGATGCAGGCCTCACACGTGATTTTTACATCTCCGATGATGGGTAGACCCTCCACCATTTCTTTGCTGCACAACGTGTGAAGACCCTTGTAGCCCAGATGACCAAATCTGTGGTGCCACAGCTCTGCTTTGTCTGTGATATCAACCTGCAGACACTTCACCTCTTCAGTTTTGTTACTCGTTTCTCCTAGCAGGATGAACATACGATTGGCACTCATGACAGATTCTGCAATCTTCCCTCTCGAATGATGAAATATGCTGCATGTTTTGCGTTCTCCTCCTTTGAATAGTACATCCAAACCCTTCTCTTGAAGCTGCCCAACACTCAACAAATTGTTCTTCAATTCTGGGACATAGTATACGTCGCTTATCACATAGCTTACTCCATTAAGCGTTATTTTCACCACGCCTTTCCCACACACCATTAGCTTGTGATTGTTCCCCAGTTTGACATTATGTGTGAAGTTAACATCAAGACTAGAGAACAAATTCTTTTCTCCACACATATGATTTGAGCATCCAGAATCCACAAACCAAACATCTCCTCTTCTGGTTCCTTGCAACTCGACATATGCCATAAGCAGAACTTCATCCTCTTTCTCAATTTCTGCAAATTGTGCATTGTATTTATTCCCTGTTGGACATTCATATTGGAAATGACCGAGCTTGTGGCATCTGTAACACTCGATCACAGCCTTGTTAAAGGAGCGTCCTCTGCCTCTACCTTGACCTCTGTAGGATCCTCTGCCTCTACCTCTAACATTAAGAgcttgatcatcttcttcatggatgctcttctgaaacttcttcttATGAACAGACAAAGAACTCTGCAGTTCATCAATCGTCATGCTCCTTGTATCCTTGGACTCTTCGATAGACACCACCACATAAGTGAACTTATCAGTTAAAGTTCGAAGTATCTTCTCAACTATCTTCGAATCTGGCATGTCTTCACCATTGCTTCTCATCTTGTTTGAAACTGACATTACTCTCCCAAAGTAATCATCAATTTTCTCATCATTCTTCATTGTGAGAACCTCAAAGTCTCTTCTCAGGGTTTGAAGAAGAGATCGCTTCACCCTTTCATTTCCTCCAAACTTTCTCTTCATTGAATCCCAAATGATCTTAGATATTTTACGATCCAAGATCTGCTCAAACACAACCCGATCGAGTGCCTGGAACAGGTAATGCTTCACTTGATGGTCCTTCATCTTGAGCTCCTCGACCTGCTTCTGCTGCGCTGCAGTCGCTTCGATTCCCTCTGGTAGCTCACTGTACCCTTCTTCTACCATACTCCACAATCCCTTAGCACGCAAGAGATTCTCCATCAGCTCACTCCAATGATCGTAATGACCATCAAAATGAGGAATTTTGGTGAGTGTTTTGTCGTCgctcattttctctctctctcttagatCACTTTGTTcgcaagctctgataccaaatgtaagATACTAGTTTCAAAGACTTGCAAATTGCATCAGAATGATCTGGTTCTCATTAGCTCTAATGCGGTTTATAAAGATACAAAGAAAACTGAAACAGAACCTAAAAGATAGGACACGACGCAACTAGCTCAACTAATTCCACTTACAACGGGAATATAGCAAAACAACTTTGACACATTCTAACCAGAAGAATAGGTCTCTTATTGACTTAAACTTACTCAACAACCATGGTCAACAAAACTGTAATCGACTAATCGACTATACCACTACAGCATTACGTTTTGATGTTTCTCATGACTATCCAACTTCGTTTTAAATTGTTCCGAGAGCTACCAATAACTACACTTTGCAAGGTTTTAAAACTTGCTTTGCTGAATAAGAACTAGTTTCCTGaccagaaaaaaagaacaagcaATTACTACACGCTTTCAGCTAACCTGTTCGACATAGGGCACGAAAAAAAAGTGGacaaaagtcacaaaacaaacaaatgtcTACTCGTCCTTTTATTAACCTAAAAATTAGGTTTTCCTTCGCATCAGTCTTACCACATTGAtaaattcttatataattttcctTGGAGTAGTCACATTGCTTTCCTACTTTTGATTGAACTTAGCCAAANNNNNNNNNNNNNNNNNNNNNNNNNNNNNNNNNNNNNNNNNNNNNNNNNNNNNNNNNNNNNNNNNNNNNNNNNNNNNNNNNNNNNNNNNNNNNNNNNNNNNNNNNNNNNNNNNNNNNNNNNNNNNNNNNNNNNNNNNNNNNNNNNNNNNNNNNNNNNNNNNNNNNNNNNNNNNNNNNNNNNNNNNNNNNNNNNNNNNNNNNNNNNNNNNNNNNNNNNNNNNNNNNNNNNNNNNNNNNNNNNNNNNNNNNNNNNNNNNNNNNNNNNNNNNNNNNNNNNNNNNNNNNNNNNNNNNNNNNNNNNNNNNNNNNNNNNNNNNNNNNNNNNNNNNNNNNNNNNNNNNNNNNNNNNNNNNNNNNNNNNNNNNNNNNNNNNNNNNNNNNNNNNNNNNNNNNNNNNNNNNNNNNNNNNNNNNNNNNNNNNNNNNNNNNNNNNNNNNNNNNNNNNNNNNNNNNNNNNNNNNNNNNNNNNNNNNNNNNNNNNNNNNNNNNNNNNNNNNNNNNNNNNNNNNNNNNNNNNNNNNNNNNNNNNNNNNNNNNNNNNNNNNNNNNNNNNNNNNNNNNNNNNNNNNNNNNNNNNNNNNNNNNNNNNNNNNNNNNNNNNNNNNNNNNNNNNNNNNNNNNNNNNNNNNNNNNNNNNNNNNNNNNNNNNNNNNNNNNNNNNNNNNNNNNNNNNNNNNNNNNNNNNNNNNNNNNNNNNNNNNNNNNNNNNNNNNNNNNNNNNNNNNNNNNNNNNNNNNNNNNNNNNNNNNNNNNNNNNNNNNNNNNNNNNNNNNNNNNNNNNNNNNNNNNNNNNNNNNNNNNNNNNNNNNNNNNNNNNNNNNNNNNNNNNNNNNNNNNNNNNNNNNNNNNNNNNNNNNNNNNNNNNNNNNNNNNNNNNNNNNNNNNNNNNNNNNNNNNNNNNNNNNNNNNNNNNNNNNNNNNNNNNNNNNNNNNNNNNNNNNNNNNNNNNNNNNNNNNNNNNNNNNNNNNNNNNNNNNNNNNNNNNNNNNNNNNNNNNNNNNNNNNNNNNNNNNNNNNNNNNNNNNNNNNNNNNNNNNNNNNNNNNNNNNNNNNNNNNNNNNNNNNNNNNNNNNNNNNNNNNNNNNNNNNNNNNNNNNNNNNNNNNNNNNNNNNNNNNNNNNNNNNNNNNNNNNNNNNNNNNNNNNNNNNNNNNNNNNNNNNNNNNNNNNNNNNNNNNNNNNNNNNNNNNNNNNNNNNNNNNNNNNNNNNNNNNNNNNNNNNNNNNNNNNNNNNNNNNNNNNNNNNNNNNNNNNNNNNNNNNNNNNNNNNNNNNNNNNNNNNNNNNNNNNNNNNNNNNNNNNNNNNNNNNNNNNNNNNNNNNNNNNNNNNNNNNNNNNNNNNNNNNNNNNNNNNNNNNNNNNNNNNNNNNNNNNNNNNNNNNNNNNNNNNNNNNNNNNNNNNNNNNNNNNNNNNNNNNNNNNNNNNNNNNNNNNNNNNNNNNNNNNNNNNNNNNNNNNNNNNNNNNNNNNNNNNNNNNNNNNNNNNNNNNNNNNNNNNNNNNNNNNNNNNNNNNNNNNNNNNNNNNNNNNNNNNNNNNNNNNNNNNNNNNNNNNNNNNNNNNNNNNNNNNNNNNNNNNNNNNNNNNNNNNNNNNNNNNNNNNNNNNNNNNNNNNNNNNNNNNNNNNNNNNNNNNNNNNNNNNNNNNNNNNNNNNNNNNNNNNNNNNNNNNNNNNNNNNNNNNNNNNNNNNNNNNNNNNNNNNNNNNNNNNNNNNNNNNNNNNNNNNNNNNNNNNNNNNNNNNNNNNNNNNNNNNNNNNNNNNNNNNNNNNNNNNNNNNNNNNNNNNNNNNNNNNNNNNNNNNNNNNNNNNNNNNNNNNNNNNNNNNNNNNNNNNNNNNNNNNNNNNNNNNNNNNNNNNNNNNNNNNNNNNNNNNNNNNNNNNNNNNNNNNNNNNNNNNNNNNNNNNNNNNNNNNNNNNNNNNNNNNNNNNNNNNNNNNNNNNNNNNNNNNNNNNNNNNNNNNNNNNNNNNNNNNNNNNNNNNNNNNNNNNNNNNNNNNNGCATCAATCATTGAAAAAACgaccaaaccaaaatattaaactacaaaaaatatatagaaaagtatttgttttttttttcaaatgtaataattagttatatatatgaaattaaaaaatcaacttttatttttcctggATTTTCTTCTGGTTAAGGTCCTCACCATCCAACCCTGTTTCCTCACTTTCACTTTGGCTCCTTCGACCTTGGATGATGCCACGTGACAAGAAGTGGTGGACGATCCTGACCTGAGTCTGATAACGTGGAAGAGATGACCAATCCGCTTGCGCCACCTAAGCGATGACTTGGCAGTGGTGTGCTCTACGATACTGGTGCTGCTCTTTATAGGGGATTGCTGCTTCTTGCATGTTGAGTTTGTTGTGTTGTCTACACAAACCTTTGTTGTCACTACTGCTTTCTTCTCCCACGACGCGTTTCCATCGTTTTCGAATTTTATTGATATGAAAgaatctgaaaacaaaatatgaaactcttagaaattcaaaaataattgaTGATCTTGTACAATTATTCATATAAACGACATTATTTACCAACTATAAAAGATAATTAGCCGTATAGCACACAACTCATTATATCgagtaaaacaaaattttcagctGGCCcgatttaaaataatattaatatgaactcctttctgaaaaaaaaattagcctaatatatataaatgtgtgtgtgtatatactatatagtggCTATATGAATATAAACAGAAAACTTATGTACACCGTTACAAATTATTAAGAATCATCTCATGATTCTACACACATACACatagatttataaaattttaaaatattgtgtGGGAGAAGTTGAAaatctttttttggaaaatggAAAATACTGTGTATTCTTGAGTTTTGACAATCCAAAAAGattgaaagaaagagaaaataactAATAAGCATTAGATCTtgaagtatttatttttatttttattaaaactgattgttaattataagatgtatgtatattatattatgCGAGTATGAagtatacatataaaaaatgaattgtGTACCTTCTTGGCTTGTGGAGACGTCAAGATCGGAGGAGGGATGGAATTTACGGTGACGGAGATCGAGACGACTGAGGAGGGAGCTCAAGGCGAAGATCTTGGGGAGGCTGATgattggtgaagaggaagagtGTTTAGTTCTTGATGATCTCTGTTTTGAAGCTAAAACAAGAAGCCTCTCATTCAAACAGAGTGGACAAACTCCAACATATTCTTCTTTTGGATGGAAATAACAGTATGGTGAGCTATCATCTTTGTACATATCCATCTTCTTCACTTCCGATGAGAGAAGAGAATAGAGAGAGGGAGACGAGAGAGATAAATGAAATATGTAACAAAGGGATGGGGCTTTGGTCTGAAATTGAAGCTttgtaatttataatatatcgaatatatttgtatctatatatatttcatatttttttccaagtaatttaagaaaaaaagaattccaAGTAGATAAGCCTTTTAGTTGccggagaaaaagaaaaaaaaaaaaagggaaaaggagATTTTGATATGacatgattttaattaatatataaattcccAATCCATTAAGCTCGTTTTAGTTTCTAGATTTTGTTGACATCATTGTTTTCAGATAATGACaatctacaaaattaattagtgtCTACAGTATAATAGTGATACCCTAGATTTAGagtttaatttgtatttgtttgatgAGATGCAAGTATAAGTCATGCACCTGTTATAAAAGAAAAGGTCTCGAACTTGGTACTTTTTATAATGACATGGCCTACGGGTATTCGAGATATAATATATACCaaagtatttataaatttatgatgGTCAGACAAATACTTAAAAACCGATTTTAATATCTAGGAACGTTGTTGCTTCAACAAGTCACTAATATTTAGAACATCAGATGTAGGTTGTTAAATTAGCCAATTCGACGAAGCATGTTCTGGTCTTACCAGATATAGAATGGAACAGATGGTTCGAGAAGGATGATTGATCGATCGCTTGTGGATCCGTGGCATGTGAAATAGCTATTATATATAACTAGCTagtcattataattttttttttaaagataactGTGAACAAAgaattcatataaatatatttgtttgttaagaaaaaatcaaattaagagtTTTTGGACGTGTTGGACGAGAAGCATCCACTTGTAGTATTCGTAGTTCCAAAAAAGAATGTATCCGAATATTCAGGGACCCATCAATACAAGTCACCATTCTTTGATATGTGTGAGTGAGTGATTTTGGAGGTCATTCTCCATATTCGACAATATATTCAATTCTATCTATCTCCTCACTTTTACTTCAAGTTTTTGTTACCTTACAATTaagggtgagttactagaatattacataaaaacttccttattacaaaagtaacatacaattgtttgtaattactagactaacacattGTACCTATACTATCCCTGAAATTAGTGTtagaaaaaaacgtaattacggctaatgccattagaaaaaaaaacattggaagttgggactaagtctaccgatcttttgatggtagatttatacacgtggactgattaaaggtgtacgtcagatatttttggtacacttagttgtagtgctgGTACACTTTGCCGTCgacgtagatggtacacttagttgtagtgttggtacacttatcggtggacgtatatgtgtatcaaaaactaagtgtaccaaaaatatctgacgtacaccttcaacagtcaatatgatccaaaagatatttatgataggctaatggcctgttgcgacagatttatgcgacagccttctctcgttacagatatttttggtatactttgtNNNNNNNNNNNNNNNNNNNNNNNNNNNNNNNNNNNNNNNNNNNNNNNNNNNNNNNNNNNNNNNNNNNNNNNNNNNNNNNNNNNNNNNNNNNNNNNNNNNNNNNNNNNNNNNNNNNNNNNNNNNNNNNNNNNNNNNNNNNNNNNNNNNNNNNNNNNNNNNNNNNNNNNNNNNNNNNNNNNNNNNNNNNNNNNNNNNNNNNNNNNNNNNNNNNNNNNNNNNNNNNNNNNNNNNNNNNNNNNNNNNNNNNNNNNNNNNNNNNNNNNNNNNNNNNNNNNNNNNNNNNNNNNNNNNNNNNNNNNNNNNNNNNNNNNNNNNNNNNNNNNNNNNNNNNNNNNNNNNNNNNNNNNNNNNNNNNNNNNNNNNNNNNNNNNNNNNNNNNNNNNNNNNNNNNNNNNNNNNNNNNNNNNNNNNNNNNNNNNNNNNNNNNNNNNNNNNNNNNNNNNNNNNNNNNNNNNNNNNNNNNNNNNNNNNNNNNNNNNNNNNNNNNNNNNNNNNNNNNNNNNNNNNNNNNNNNNNNNNNNNNNNNNNNNNNNNNNNNNNNNNNNNNNNNNNNNNNNNNNNNNNNNNNNNNNNNNNNNNNNNNNNNNNNNNNNNNNNNNNNNNNNNNNNNNNNNNNNNNNNNNNNNNNNNNNNNNNNNNNNNNNNNNNNNNNNNNNNNNNNNNNNNNNNNNNNNNNNNNNNNNNNNNNNNNNNNNNNNNNNNNNNNNNNNNNNNNNNNNNNNNNNNNNNNNNNNNNNNNNNNNNNNNNNNNNNNNNNNNNNNNNNNNNNNNNNNNNNNNNNNNNNNNNNNNNNNNNNNNNNNNNNNNNNNNNNNNNNNNNNNNNNNNNNNNNNNNNNNNNNNNNNNNNNNNNNNNNNNNNNNNNNNNNNNNNNNNNNNNNNNNNNNNNNNNNNNNNNNNNNNNNNNNNNNNNNNNNNNNNNNNNNNNNNNNNNNNNNNNNNNNNNNNNNNNNNNNNNNNNNNNNNNNNNNNNNNNNNNNNNNNNNNNNNNNNNNNNNNNNNNNNNNNNNNNNNNNNNNNNNNNNNNNNNNNNNNNNNNNNNNNNNNNNNNNNNNNNNNNNNNNNNNNNNNNNNNNNNNNNNNNNNNNNNNNNNNNNNNNNNNNNNNNNNNNNNNNNNNNNNNNNNNNNNNNNNNNNNNNNNNNNNNNNNNNNNNNNNNNNNNNNNNNNNNNNNNNNNNNNNNNNNNNNNNNNNNNNNNNNNNNNNNNNNNNNNNNNNNNNNNNNNNNNNNNNNNNNNNNNNNNNNNNNNNNNNNNNNNNNNNNNNNNNNNNNNNNNNNNNNNNNNNNNNNNNNNNNNNNNNNNNNNNNNNNNNNNNNNNNNNNNNNNNNNNNNNNNNNNNNNNNNNNNNNNNNNNNNNNNNNNNNNNNNNNNNNNNNNNNNNNNNNNNNNNNNNNNNNNNNNNNNNNNNNNNNNNNNNNNNNNNNNNNNNNNNNNNNNNNNNNNNNNNNNNNNNNNNNNNNNNNNNNNNNNNNNNNNNNNNNNNNNNNNNNNNNNNNNNNNNNNNNNNNNNNNNNNNNNNNNNNNNNNNNNNNNNNNNNNNNNNNNNNNNNNNNNNNNNNNNNNNNNNNNNNNNNNNNNNNNNNNNNNNNNNNNNNNNNNNNNNNNNNNNNNNNNNNNNNNNNNNNNNNNNNNNNNNNNNNNNNNNNNNNNNNNNNNNNNNNNNNNNNNNNNNNNNNNNNNNNNNNNNNNNNNNNNNNNNNNNNNNNNNNNNNNNNNNNNNNNNNNNNNNNNNNNNNNNNNNNNNNNNNNNNNNNNNNNNNNNNNNNNNNNNNNNNNNNNNNNNNNNNNNNNNNNNNNNNNNNNNNNNNNNNNNNNNNNNNNNNNNNNNNNNNNNNNNNNNNNNNNNNNNNNNNNNNNNNNNNNNNNNNNNNNNNNNNNNNNNNNNNNNNNNNNNNNNNNNNNNNNNNNNNNNNNNNNNNNNNNNNNNNNNNNNNNNNNNNNNNNNNNNNNNNNNNNNNNNNNNNNNNNNNNNNNNNNNNNNNNNNNNNNNNNNNNNNNNNNNNNNNNNNNNNNNNNNNNNNNNNNNNNNNNNNNNNNNNNNNNNNNNNNNNNNNNNNNNNNNNNNNNNNNNNNNNNNNNNNNNNNNNNNNNNNNNNNNNNNNNNNNNNNNNNNNNNNNNNNNNNNNNNNNNNNNNNNNNNNNNNNNNNNNNNNNNNNNNNNNNNNNNNNNNNNNNNNNNNNNNNNNNNNNNNNNNNNNNNNNNNNNNNNNNNNNNNNNNNNNNNNNNNNNNNNNNNNNNNNNNNNNNNNNNNNNNNNNNNNNNNNNNNNNNNNNNNNNNNNNNNNNNNNNNNNNNNNNNNNNNNNNNNNNNNNNNNNNNNNNNNNNNNNNNNNNNNNNNNNNNNNNNNNNNNNNNNNNNNNNNNNNNNNNNNNNNNNNNNNNNNNNNNNNNNNNNNNNNNNNNNNNNNNNNNNNNNNNNNNNNNNNNNNNNNNNNNNNNNNNNNNNNNNNNNNNNNNNNNNNNNNNNNNNNNNNNNNNNNNNNNNNNNNNNNNNNNNNNNNNNNNNNNNNNNNNNNNNNNNNNNNNNNNNNNNNNNNNNNNNNNNNNNNNNNNNNNNNNNNNNNNNNNNNNNNNNNNNNNNNNNNNNNNNNNNNNNNNNNNNNNNNCAAAACATGAACATGAACAGAGAGCAATCCGTAATCATGTGGGTAGTAAATCAAAACACAACTTAAAGCAAAGTATATAGTGGGAGTTACCTACTTAATGGGTAGAGCATAGATGGCAATCAGCTCCAACATTTTTGAATTGTGCCTTCACCACCCTCGTCCAGGAACCATGATAGCTTCTCGTTTAGAGTTCTTGTTCCCAGTAGCTAGCTACATATAATACGGATGCACctgtaacaagaaaaaaaaaaagaaaagatcactCATAACCAAGGGGTGTTGAATAATTATGATATAAGAAAACCATAACATGATGctaaaacgtttttaaaaatcttaaccATACCTCTGAGGACTGTCACGTAGCAGTACAGTAACCTTCTTACCACTTACCAGCAAGCAATTGCAGAGAGAAGACAGCGGACAAAACACAGTGAGTGATATGCACAATTTTGAGGAGGCAAGTAAAAAATAACACAGAGCCCAAGTTCCAATTTCGGTGAACAATAACAATTCGATTCAGGGCATAAGATAAAGAGTAAGATACTACCAATCAAACGGTGAGAACTCAGAATAAacataaagtaataaaattaaGAGCTTACAGTAGAATGATACAAAATACCACAGAAGAAACGAAACCCTACTGAGTGTGTGTGTGGACGATGTGCTGCTGGTCTTCCACATGTCCCGttggaaacacaaaaacaaaaacaatctgAATCCTGCAGTAAAATAAATAGAGACGTCAGAGAGGAAATTTAACTAGAAGACGAACAGTTGAGTTGATGATaccaattaatttatcaaaCGGTGAGAGAACtcagaagaaacataaaaaaagaagaacttaCAGTAGAAGAACAAATACCACAGAAGAGACAAAACTAGTGTGTGAGCCTTCGCGTGATATGCTATCCCAGGTCTCtttgcaaacaaaaacagtAAGAACCTGCAAAATGGTGAGATAAGATCAATCAAGCAAAAAACCAGAATGTTTAAGAAActgaaaataaaccaaacctgAGAATCGACATTGATCCATTAACTCCATTTGAATCAGCTGTTGAAAACCTAAAAtcacagaacaagaagaagtcatAATAAAGCAAAAGAACCAATGAAAAGCTAACTCGAAAGAAAGATTAAGAGACAATTAAGATTGAAACTGATAACGAGGAACCAGGATAATGGAGATGTGTTtatcaaaatgtaaaagaaaatctCTTACCGTACGTAGCTCTTGTGTTTTAGAGTAGCGTTAAGAACCCGTTATAATCAGGAGACTTGAACTGGGGACCCGACCTGAGATGATGACAATCGCTTTCCATTTAGAGGATCTAGAAGCATGTTGTAATTCGAAGATCCATCACTACAAACATAATAAGAAAGTAAAGCTCAGAGAGTACTACTCATCAGCGACTTTAGTAAGAAGCTTTAAGAACCAAATACAAAATTCAATCTGAGTAGTAAATATGCACCAAAGCTCTGTACTTCAGCACTATGAGCACCAGATTGCTCCTCGGCATCTACGGTAGCAAAAGGTATGGAATGattcaatctgcaaaaaaacaaaacacaaagtcatATGTAGTAAGTAAACCCTAACTAAGCAAAACAAGGTTTATTAGTACCAAGTAAACCAACCTTTAA encodes the following:
- the LOC104756523 gene encoding uncharacterized protein LOC104756523 encodes the protein MDMYKDDSSPYCYFHPKEEYVGVCPLCLNERLLVLASKQRSSRTKHSSSSPIISLPKIFALSSLLSRLDLRHRKFHPSSDLDVSTSQEDSFISIKFENDGNASWEKKAVVTTKVCVDNTTNSTCKKQQSPIKSSTSIVEHTTAKSSLRWRKRIGHLFHVIRLRSGSSTTSCHVASSKVEGAKVKVRKQGWMVRTLTRRKSRKNKS